The genome window ATAAATGCAAAACCAAACTCGTTCGAGATCAAAGTTCTCCGAAACACCTTCAAAATCCAAACTTTAGTAGCAAACGCTTTCCAACTCACCTTGGCAGGATTGATGTAGGATCCGCTCTCGAGATCCATTTCCGAGAGATTAAGGTTTCGCAACCCCATGCTCCTTCTCCTAAGCAGGGGAAGCAGTCGCGCCGCTGTGCAGGAAGAGGCAAGAGGATTAGCCCGCGAATATTATAGTCTAGATTCGAGAAGGTGGCAAATCATAGAGGAAGGAAGGATCATCCACCGCCGAAGACACAGAGAAGGAATCCAGCACAGACTGTGTGGGGGATATTTAGAACACCACCGAATAGCCAGAGCAGATACTCGCTCGGAGCTTCTTTTTCCTTCTCTGTGCGTTCTACCAATCCCCTTATCGACACAGAAGATTTAACTCTTGGTTCTATGTGGGGGAACCAAACAAATCACTTCTGGTGGGTTCTGAACACAaggcagagagaaagagagagaagggtgAAAGAAGGATAAAGAATACAGAGATAAAAAAAGCTCCCTTTTTTCACCTTTTGACAGGGCCGAAAGAGGGAGAGTGTGTGTCTGCTGTCTCTCTTCTTTGTTTATGGCAAGAAAAGTGATACGTCTGTGTCCTTTTGACTGTGAATGGGCACCTGGCTTATCAACAATTGTGTTCTGGTATCAGAGAGAAAGGAGAGACTTTGCGAGGTGATCGAGTAAAACAAGCAAGCTTTCGATTTGAGGCATGCATCCAACATGGTGATCTCTTAGTGTGATGCATCCACCACTGTGTTCTTGTTGCATTGCAATTACTTCCAGGAGGGCTGTATGCACACCTATTATGTTATTAGCAAATATGAAAATGCTACTAAGTGATAGATGGGATGAGAATTGGATCACCAAAGAACCCAACAAGAATTAATTGATAAGCTTGCCCACGTTTGAGATGTCCAACGAGAGAACAAtgaaacatacatagaattatcaTATTGGATTGTTTTGCAaagagtcaaacatattaaattatCATATTGGAAAGAAAGTTCAGAAGCCAACAAGTCTTCCCATGGgataaaaatattttcaatccTATAATTTTAAATGATCCAATTGACCAACTTGATCACAtccacaataataataattacgttGAATGAGATTAATTTCTTCAAAAAGATTTATAATATCTGTACTATATGTGAAATAGACAATCTTTGACGATGACTAgcaattcatgaattgatacagaATCTATTTCTGAAACAGAGATGAGTGATCTTTTTTGCAATGACAGTCTCGAATCCTAATTTAATTACTGGTGCTTCACATTGGAGGTATGATTTATTCTTTTAACTTTTTTtcttcaaataaatattttatctttcaatTATCAGATAGATTAGCTGAAAGCATAAGACATTGAATCAAGTTGAACAAGTACTTTATTTATTATTACTAAAACTATTATCATAGTCAAAATGGTATGGGAATCATCAAGTTAGATAAGCTACAGCTTTTCTTATTGTTGTCTACCCTTATGGCTATTTATTACcttaataagaaaaattagaacataaAGAAAATCATCATATTGTATCACATGGTAAACAATTAATAATTCATTTGCTCATGCAGAAAACAACAGTAAACAGAGGAAAACAATGTCCAGATCAATTACATAAAGCACTACACCATTTAGCCACAAGTCCAGGCAAACTGTCATTAAGGATGAATTATAGGTTCTAAAAGGCAATTTAATGGCAGTGTAGTAGAGAAGCTAAAGAGGCAGGTGAAGAACAGTTGAAGCTTAGTTTGGACAGTAGAACTTAATGGCACAATAACCAGCACCAGTGCATATAAATGTTTTGTTTTGCAGGAACACATACAATTACTGGTCTTGCACCAATTTAGCTCATGTACTTAAGTTTGACAAATCTATGGGGTCATTATCTGTTTGAAGTCACAAAGCACTGCAGACTGCGGTTCTCTAAGCTTCTGGGTTGTCCAAGAACTATGTGAAAAGGACTGGAATGATACAGGTGGATGGATAATGTGTGTTGGCTGGACATCCACGCAAGTGTATTCAGGAACTTGGAATATTCCAATTCTATCAATTATTGAGCAATCAGAGAGAGGGCATTTGTTCCAATAGGCTAAATAAGGGAAAAGAGAGTTCATGCTCTCAACTCATTCCTATCTCCTCAAGTTATATTCCTAAGCTAAAATGTCACCTTTTTCCTCCTAAAATCCAATTATCATGTAGAAGTACAATTTAGGAATCCATCATGTTAGGGTATGAATGATGTTTAGCCATTTTCTACTCAGCTTAAGTTTCTTTGGAAGTTCTCATCCATCTAATCACTCTACTACCATAACATAACAGCAAATTGCTAGTTCTTTTATTCAGCATATAAATCACTCACATACTGATCTTTGTATAAATCATATTAGTATATGGCTTACACTATTATCTTATGTTATGATTTTAGATTAAATGCATCAATTCCTTTGTATATATAAtgctgagttttttttttttttcttccactaGCCTAAGTTTTTTATAAGTAATTTATCAAAGAAAATAATGTCAACTTCTCTTTAGATGCAGAGTAATGCCTTTCAGCATATCAGAAACATATGCAAAGGCTTACTTCTCTAAATGCAAGCCATTTCACCAAAAAAAGGAGAATTATTATGTTTACTGTTCAGTAAAATATTAGCAAAGATATCAAAATTCTTCCTCCATCAGCCATTGATAAAACTTCAAGATCAGTAAAATTCAAAACTAAAGGATCATTACTGATAACTGGCACTTTCATGGTGGTGCACTTGTCAATTCACATGTAAGGGGGGCATGGTAGACTTTTGCTCCACCCAAGTGTACAACTTTCATGGAAAAGCATAAACTTGATAAGGAACTTTAGCATGTTCTTTTCCTTGCAAGCCTTTTTGATTGTGAGAGGGATCAGAAGAAAATGATGGCACCTAATTAGGTTTCAGCTTCTCCATGATGACAACTTCTGTCCATTAATATATAAGCATGTACAAGCACATGGatctttgtttttatttgttatgCACAGCAATGAATCAGAATCTGCAAGGCATAGACATTTTGATATTCTGGAAGTTCGACTTGATTCATTGAGTCATAATTATAATATATCGAATGTGCATCATTATGGCATAGAATAATTATCCTTTGCAAGAGAACAATTGAAACAAGTAACTTCTGCATCTTCTGAAATGGAAGCAGCAATATATATTACTGATTCATTCTTCATTTTTAATGTTTCAGTTGCCATCCCAACATTGTCAGCATCCTATTTTCCACAGATCTGAAGTGGTGCTCATAAAGTAGTAGGTGCTTTTGATGTCAGGAGCACTTGGAAGTGGGTCTCACAAGGACTTGAATATAAGCTCCAGCCAGTAAGAATGTTAGGTAAACAACATTAGAGTTCTTTATTTCTCCTTTGCAATCTGTAGGGAGGCTTCTTTAAGGAGTCATGAGAAGCAGAAAGGATTGTGGGAGGGTATTCCTCCATGATTGTTGGAGATGTAGgaccattggaagataagactCTCTTTTTTATGTATCTAAACAAACAAAAGAAATCTTCACTATGTACCACAGATCCAGATTCAGAATGCAGGTTTCATTTGAGTCACCTGTTTGCAGAAGTATCTCATTCTGATCAAGGTAATTATGTTGATTAACATGGCACCTTTCAGGTGGCTCCTGCTTTctgagaattctaatttttatAGCAGAAAAAGGCAGTTTGCAGAGATTGTAAACACTGTAATTTGTCATAGAGTTTCTATGTTACTGAAGCAATAAACGCAGCTTAATGACTGCATCTGTCCTCTTTCATCAACCTTTCTTGTTTTAATATCTTCTTTGGAAGGAGACCCTATCTTTATTCCACACTACCTTATACCAAACATACAGTGGTatcatcttccaaagaatataaTAGAGAGAAAGGACTCATGTTCTCTGATTGCATGCCAAACTTCTTTCATGATGAAACTTCAGCATTTTGATTGGCACAAAAATATTGGTGTATGATCGATCATCCACCATGGATCATCTTCCGCACCAATACAAGCTCCAGGTGGATTGATAAACTGATACAACAAAGAAAGTTCATTCATCCCTGTAAGAGTCCAAGTATGGGCACCCACCAACTCTCCCTATCTTTGATTTCCTCAGTCTCGTTCTTGATGATCAGCAGATGAATCTCTAAGGCGGGTGGATACAAAGAAAGTCCATTCCTGCGACAAACCATTACTTGGATGGATGTCAACCCACTCTTCCCCATGATCTCAAGGTGGAGCCATGATCAATTGGGTGACAGTTACCATGAAGCCACTGACATCTCCACACCTAGCTCCACCATCAAAATTAGCTAGGTCTCTTAAAGATGAAGCCACAGATGACTCCCCCATTGACAGCCACCACAGGTTGTTCCCCCTGCAGTGGTCCATATTCATTCAGCCATCGCTTTCCTTGAGCTACCCAGTCATTGATGGACCCTCTTTGCCATGGTCACATTGCCTCACATTGGACTGTTTCAGATGGCACTTCATGTCCAGAGGACAAGAAGCTTACATCTAAATTTAGGCTTCTGTAACATCATGTCCTGTGGTTGAGGCCAACAGGATGTGAAGGTTCTTGGAAGTGGTGTGGGCTTAGTGGCCTTTAAAGCAAGCTATGTAGATGATCTACAGGGAAAAAGTCCCAAGTCTTTATTTCTTTTACTGTGGAGTGTTCCTTCTTTTGATCTTTTGTCATAGAACATCACATCTTTTCTAATGACACCAACTCATACTTGGGGTAGGTTACAAAAAATTTCTAATAAATGACTGATCAATGTAGAGTTAATTGGTGTATGAGTTCTTAACTGAATGATTGATTGATGAAATGAGTGCCTGAAGCAATTTGGTAGATTTTGAAGATTGAATTATTCTTACAGGGAGAAAGCATAATAAATTTCATTTTCTTgaaaaatgaaattttaaatattagaaTGGCTATATTTTCATGATACACAATAATTCTTATTTAATtagtttaaatttaaaattttatgattagtaaataatggtTGATGAACTTTGATGCAATCATTTAACGTCGATATAGTGATGATTTTAATTAGTTGAAGTTTGAATCATGAACAACAAAAATATGAATTTCATGAAATTGATGCCATTTTATCTTAAATTtaattattctaagattgaatgagttattaaaattttagttttgtaTTCGATTAGGCATGTCTTTGTTTCATGGAATTATGTAtaaattttcatgatttatttatttgtatatttaGGATTATAAATTTATTAGATCTTTTAATTCAATAAAAACATCAATTTTAATTATTTGTGTACAtgaatttatcatatatatatatatatatatatatatatatatatatatatatatatatatattcactcaaTTTGAGGCTCATAAAAATGCTTGCATAATTTAAACGAATGGGCCGTAAGGGTTATTAAAAAGGCCCACAACGCCGATTCTATGTAGATGACGGATTGATGTCCGCTACACCCGCATCCGACCCGCTCTATGCCTTCATCGGCTTCGGTTCTTTTGTCCGATCCCCGTCTTAGGGTTACTTCAATTCGGAGCCCTCAAATTCCCTTCGACGAAGCGAGTTCCGGTGATCGAACGTCGCGATCTTTTTCCTCAATCCCTGTactgattctctctctctctctctctctctctctctctctctctctctctctctttcttatcCCTCTTATTTCCCTATATGTTCTTCATCCAAAAATCTACACTTTTTTCCCTTTCGTTTGGGGGTACGGACGAGGGATCGGGTGAGGGAACCTTTTTTATTACCTTCACCACTTTCTTGAAATTCTTGGAGACTCGGTTTTGGTGGTAGGATTTTCGCTTTATATTGTTGAAGATGGACCactaattccttttttttttttgttttgattttgatcGAGTGTAGTATCAGTTGGTCTATCGACGGGTTTGGTGTGTGCACATGACATCGAGGAAAAACTGTTCTTGTGTGATATTTAGTTGTTTGTTTGAAATAGTATAGTATATGTCACGATCTTGTATACTGCTTGCCGCGAGTTATGTAATTAGACTTTGGTTTGATAAGTAATTAACCCCTTGCGATTGTTTGTTTTTATCTGTATCCGCAGATTCTCAGCAGATCTTGCAAGGCAAGCAACTTTGAATTCTAATCACTGAGAGAACAAATGGTTAGTACACGTTTTACCCTTTTTTTAAAAATCAGTTTAGATAGTGTTATGCTTGCCTATGCAGACTTGGCAGCTTGTTAAGTAATCCAATGAGGGATAAGGAAATAGCAAGATGGATTGTTCCTTTTCTTCCATTATAAGGTTGATCATGATTAACCTTGAATGGACATACTTTTTGTTGTTTCAGGTGTTATAAATAAAAAAGTTAGTTCAGCTAATCTACCTGTTCTTTCTTGGTGGAAGCAATTACATCCTATTGATCAAACTTAAGCAAAGATAATCAACTTGTTAAATGAATGTACCTTATATAGTTGTTGTAGATTTTATCATCTTTCACCTCTGTTAACAAGCATCATGTCATATGTTTGACACCTAGAAACGCAAATTATTTCAAGGGTTTAAGGAGCTTCATAAAAGCAATAAAAAATTGTTTAGAGTAATCAGCAACTACCATTATTGCTTGTTGGTGATCGTACTGCTAATTAATTTGATATAGTATCTGATGCATTCATTTAGGTGCATCCATTTTTTTGAACTTTGTGGACTTTCTTATGAAATATTATGGATCAGACCTGACATGAGCAAGTTGCTTTCAGGAAGCTTGCTGATTCTTACTTGAAGTTGAGTTAATTATTCTTTCTGTTTTTCATACACAGGCCAGCCTTGCAGATTCCTTCTTGGCTGATCTTGATGAGTTATCTGACAATGAAGCCCATCCTGTGAGTTGATACATCAATTTTATTGCCATTATGCCTGTATTTCTTAATCTTGCTTGTAACTAATAATTTCTGATTGGCCATTTCATTCAGGCTTCTTTGTTTCTTACTTCTGTTTTAGTAGCTGCAGTATATTGTGGTATTGGCTTATGTGTTATAATGATATTGTCTATTAGGATGATGAGGATCTTGATGCTGCTGCTATGGAAGAAGATGTTGACGGTGACATGCCAGATATCGAAACTCTTAATTATGATGACCTTGATAGTGTttcaaaattgcagaagacacaaAGATACAATGATATTATGCAGGTCAGAGTCAAGTTCCTGATGCTCTTGATTTCCTTGTTTGCTAACTAAGGACCTTAAACCGTTACATAATATTTCTGATTATGAGCCAGTACTTATTTGTTGGTATAATGGCTtcagtttctttttcttcttcagttTGTAATAAATTTATGTCATATACTGCATTGATATTTTTTTCAAGATCATCATACATGACCATCTCTAGATTTGCCTGACTAATACTCAAGTTCCTTCCCCGCTCTTTTTAACGTTTTCAGATGCCTTGGCCCCTTTTTTCTAATACAGAAAGTAATAGAGGATTCGATTATCTCTTAGCAGCTTATGTTTCTTGATGATATGTTCCTTTCCTTTTAGGTTTTCTATGATTGCTTTAAGAATTTATGTGTAaaacttctttccttttcttcgaGTCATAGTCTTTTATGTTTGCTACTGTATACTTGCATTTTTGTGTGTTCAAGTTTTCTCGGcccctttttttttaacagaAAGTGGATGATGCATTAGAGAAAGGAACAGATATTTCTAGTCATGGAATAGTGCTGGAGGATGATCCTGAGTATCAGCTCATTGTTGACTGTAATGCTTTATCAGTGGATATTGAAAATGAGATCATCATAATTCACAATTTTATACGTGATAAATACCGTCTGAAATTTCCTGAACTTGAGTCCCTTGTTCATCACCCAATTGATTATGCACGGGTTGTTAAGAAAATTGGAAATGAGGTGGACTTAACCCTTGTTGATTTGGACGGTCTTCTACCTTCAGCTATTATTATGGTTGTTTCTGTAACAGCATCAACTACAAGTGGAAAGCCTCTTTCAGAAGAGAGTCTGCAGAAAACAATTGATGCATGCGATAGAGCCCTTGCACTTGACCTTGCAAAAAAGAAAGTTCTTGATTTTGTGGAGAGTAGAATGGGTTACATTGCGCCAAACCTTTCTGCAATTGCTGGAACTGCAGTTGCAGCTAAACTTATGGGAACTGCTGGAGGTTTGTCCGCATTAGCAAAAATGCCAGCTTGTAATGTCCAGCTTCTTGGGTCAAAGAAAAAGACTCTTGCTGGGTTTTCTACTGCAACCTCTCAGTTTCGTGTAGGTTATCTTGAACAAACAGAGATTTTTCAGAGCACCCCGCCTTCTCTTAGAACTCGTGCTTGCCGACTATTGGCTGCAAAATCAACTCTAGCAGCAAGGGTCGACTCAATTAGAGGGGATCCTACAGGAAAAACTGGAAGGGACTTGCGAGAAGAAATCCGTAAAAAGATTGAGAAGTGGCAAGAGCCACCCCCTGCAAAGCAGCCGAAACCTCTTCCAGTTCCAGATTCAGAGCCCAAAAAGAAGAGAGGTGGTCGTCGACTGCGGAAAATGAAAGAAAGGTAGCAGTTTCTTACAACTATACATGGTAACAAAACTAATACCTTTAACAGGTGTAACCTTTAAAGCCAAGTACCTTATTTTGTATGTTTATGTTTGACAGATATGCAGTGACTGATATGAGGAAGCTGGCCAACAGGATGCAATTTGGAGTTCCAGAAGAGAGTTCCTTGGGTGAGTATGCATTTATTATGTCTGATGATTGCTTTAATCTTAGTCTCAAAAGATGTTGTTGAATTATAGTTCAATTAAGTAAATTGCATTGGTGATCTGTGGCTCAAGACTTGATATTCAAGTTGAGGTGGATGTTTATGTGGTTTTAGAAGTTCTGGCTACTGCTTACTGGGTTCAACTGAAGCTCATCAGTTAAAAATAATTGATGTACCTTTAAAACTCTTGTGATAATTGTCTTTTGGCCTTTGGAATTAAGTTTTCTATCGGAGATGATTCATCCTGTTAATATTTGCAAGATTGGATTTCAAAATCTTAATTATAAGATTGAAAATATATAGGAAATTTGGTGCAATAAGAATATGATACAGAATCATCTTTGGACATATCAGAAAAAAGTCCAATTTCACATGGTTTTGATGGTTTCAATTTCCTATAGAGGCTTAAGCAGAAACCAAGATATTCTAAGTGGGGACATTATTTGGCTTAAAGGATCAAAACATGTATTCTTGGTTGATGAACTGTTTGAGAACAACTCGAGTTGAATATTCATGAAAGCCTTTTCGCCTCAAAATAATATCTTACAgattaatttgatttgaataaatgGGACATTTCATATTAAAGTAATAGAATTTTCTTAACTGTTTATATCAAATAAGAAACCGAAGTTCTGCATTTGCAATCCAAACAATGACATGTATGCATGGTTTTACAACAaattatacaacaacaacaacaaaaccgtaaatcccaactatttgaggttgactacatgaatcttttgccgTCATTGAGATTCGCAAAAagccatatgtttagttaagcttTCCAACAATTCATATGTACACAAAAAACATTTTTCCTTATGAAAAATCTCTGGTCAAGTCATTATGTTGTGTGATGGGTTAGCTAAAAGATATCTAGTGCCAATATCAGATAACTTTGGGAGAATCTAACAATTCTTTTATCATGGTATCTCACTACCAGCTATGAACTTTATCATGTGTTACTTTTTGGAGACTTTCTTTCATGCTTAATCTGAAAATGACTTCGTCTGAGACTTCTACAAGATAAAATATATTTGCTgtcacttttgcttcttaagtaATGCACTTCATGGAGAAACCTTGTCCCTGCTCCCTACAAAGTCAAGAGTCCACATTGTTATTTCAATGTCATGTAATATTGTTAACCAGACAACTGAATATTATATATGCCTTTATTAGATTGTTTTGGTCAAAATGCAGTTATCTAATTCTGAATTTTTTTCACATAAAATAGAGACTGTACATGAGATGTAAGGTCAGACCAAAAGAATGATTCATAGGACAACAGGATTCAAATACCTTCCACAGGTATTAGATTAAACTGTAGAT of Musa acuminata AAA Group cultivar baxijiao chromosome BXJ2-3, Cavendish_Baxijiao_AAA, whole genome shotgun sequence contains these proteins:
- the LOC135607016 gene encoding U4/U6 small nuclear ribonucleoprotein Prp31 homolog: MASLADSFLADLDELSDNEAHPDDEDLDAAAMEEDVDGDMPDIETLNYDDLDSVSKLQKTQRYNDIMQKVDDALEKGTDISSHGIVLEDDPEYQLIVDCNALSVDIENEIIIIHNFIRDKYRLKFPELESLVHHPIDYARVVKKIGNEVDLTLVDLDGLLPSAIIMVVSVTASTTSGKPLSEESLQKTIDACDRALALDLAKKKVLDFVESRMGYIAPNLSAIAGTAVAAKLMGTAGGLSALAKMPACNVQLLGSKKKTLAGFSTATSQFRVGYLEQTEIFQSTPPSLRTRACRLLAAKSTLAARVDSIRGDPTGKTGRDLREEIRKKIEKWQEPPPAKQPKPLPVPDSEPKKKRGGRRLRKMKERYAVTDMRKLANRMQFGVPEESSLGDGLGEGYGMLGQAGSGKLRVSLAQSKLASKVAKRFKEKQYGSSGATSGLTSSLAFTPVQGIELSNPQAHGNQLGSGIQSTYFSETGTFSKIKRM